One region of Caldimonas thermodepolymerans genomic DNA includes:
- the nusB gene encoding transcription antitermination factor NusB, translating to MTSSGKSPAKAAGRRSPQKSARRRSRELALQGLYQWLVSGSDAGEIEANLREIEGFDKADSAHFDALLHGCIREAADLDAILSRHVDRKTTELSPVEHAVLMIGTYELKHCIDVPYKVAINEAVELAKSFGGTDGHKYVNGVLDKAAVDLRPAEVEAARNARR from the coding sequence GTGACCTCCTCCGGAAAATCCCCCGCCAAGGCCGCCGGCCGGCGCTCGCCGCAGAAGTCGGCGCGCCGCCGCTCGCGCGAGCTGGCGCTGCAGGGCCTGTACCAGTGGCTGGTGTCCGGCTCGGACGCCGGCGAGATCGAGGCCAACCTGCGCGAGATCGAAGGCTTCGACAAGGCCGACAGCGCCCACTTCGACGCGCTGCTGCACGGCTGCATCCGCGAAGCCGCCGACCTGGACGCCATCCTCTCGCGCCACGTCGACCGCAAGACGACCGAGCTGTCGCCGGTCGAGCATGCGGTGCTGATGATCGGCACCTACGAGCTCAAGCACTGCATCGACGTGCCGTACAAGGTGGCCATCAACGAAGCGGTCGAGCTGGCCAAGAGCTTCGGCGGCACCGACGGCCACAAGTACGTCAACGGCGTGCTGGACAAGGCCGCCGTCGACCTGCGCCCGGCCGAAGTCGAGGCCGCGCGCAACGCCCGCCGCTGA
- a CDS encoding riboflavin synthase, with translation MFTGIIIGLGHIRSVSPLGDSAQHGVRLAVETPEGFLDDVQLGDSIALNGACMTVTSFDPAQRVFTVDVSAESLARTAGLAEPGPVNLEKALRAHDRLGGHLVSGHVDGLGTVTHLGPVGESWQLRVLAPTELARFLAYKGSITVNGVSLTVNRVEDRADGCEFSINLIPHTVRHTTLGTLKPGSRVNLEVDLIARYVERMLGTAAVPAR, from the coding sequence ATGTTCACCGGCATCATCATCGGCCTCGGCCACATCCGTTCCGTTTCTCCCCTGGGCGACAGCGCGCAGCACGGCGTGCGGCTGGCGGTCGAGACGCCCGAGGGCTTCCTGGACGACGTCCAGCTGGGCGACAGCATCGCGCTCAACGGCGCCTGCATGACCGTCACCAGCTTCGACCCCGCGCAGCGCGTGTTCACGGTCGACGTCTCGGCCGAAAGCCTGGCGCGCACGGCCGGCCTGGCCGAGCCCGGCCCGGTCAACCTCGAGAAGGCGCTGCGCGCGCACGACCGGCTGGGCGGGCACCTGGTCAGCGGCCATGTCGACGGCCTGGGCACGGTCACGCACCTGGGGCCGGTGGGCGAATCCTGGCAGCTGCGGGTGCTGGCGCCCACCGAGCTGGCGCGCTTCCTGGCCTACAAGGGCTCGATCACCGTCAACGGCGTGAGCCTGACCGTCAACCGGGTCGAGGACCGCGCCGACGGCTGCGAGTTCAGCATCAACCTGATCCCGCACACGGTCCGGCACACCACGCTCGGCACGCTGAAACCGGGCAGCCGGGTCAACCTCGAGGTCGACCTGATCGCCCGCTACGTCGAGCGCATGCTGGGCACAGCTGCCGTCCCCGCCCGCTGA
- a CDS encoding PilW family protein has protein sequence MDRLRHDRRRQAGRSLVEIMVALAIAAVILAAILITVSGTGLSGRRYDAQARLNDEGQVALSLMNRHLRMAGFWIPGSPVQSLDSEDMLRGCRNGFNNPTAANFANLSCASGAGNDAIAVRYDGRQPGITPTDCLGASAGIPADGWVDNRFYIAQSPSTGNPALYCRGNGGGGPEALVDNVEAMRIQYGIAAQGTLSDDPVVFDPPAYGGRTVRYLNADSIASCASGSTPANSWCAVTSIRVCLLMRTEDGAADEPNTPYIDCDGNTTSQADRRIRRAMVTTISLRNRTSVSAP, from the coding sequence ATGGATCGACTTCGACATGACCGTCGCCGTCAGGCGGGCCGTTCGCTGGTCGAGATCATGGTGGCGCTGGCGATCGCCGCGGTGATCCTGGCGGCGATCCTCATCACCGTCTCGGGGACGGGCTTGTCCGGACGGCGATACGACGCGCAGGCCCGCCTGAACGACGAGGGCCAGGTGGCGCTGAGCCTGATGAACCGCCACCTGCGCATGGCCGGGTTCTGGATCCCGGGCTCGCCCGTGCAGTCGCTCGACAGCGAGGACATGCTGCGCGGCTGCCGCAACGGCTTCAACAACCCGACGGCGGCCAACTTCGCCAACCTCAGCTGCGCCAGCGGCGCCGGCAACGACGCGATCGCGGTGCGCTACGACGGTCGCCAGCCGGGGATCACGCCGACCGACTGCCTGGGCGCGTCCGCCGGCATCCCGGCCGACGGGTGGGTGGACAACCGCTTCTACATCGCGCAGAGCCCGAGCACCGGCAATCCGGCGCTGTACTGCCGCGGCAACGGTGGCGGCGGGCCGGAGGCGCTGGTCGACAACGTCGAAGCGATGCGCATCCAGTACGGCATCGCGGCTCAGGGGACCCTGTCGGACGATCCGGTGGTCTTCGATCCCCCGGCCTATGGCGGGCGTACCGTCCGGTACCTGAACGCGGACAGCATTGCCAGCTGCGCTTCCGGGTCGACCCCGGCCAACTCGTGGTGTGCGGTCACCAGCATCCGCGTCTGCCTGCTGATGCGCACCGAAGACGGTGCAGCCGACGAGCCCAACACGCCGTACATCGATTGCGACGGCAACACGACCTCCCAGGCGGACCGTCGCATCCGCCGCGCGATGGTCACGACCATCAGCCTGCGCAATCGCACTTCCGTTTCCGCTCCGTGA
- a CDS encoding pilus assembly protein: protein MDAPISIARRAARRRSAFVLAAVLAGMQAVPAWSAPAQMPFLTRTTNPAHPNLVYTLDDSGSMQWQSMPDSTLPSSTENRYRMTFHHQDRRARVLSGNTRYEPQVIPTRTNDLISARMRSPAYNTLYYNPEIRYQPWYRSDGTQFENSNPAAAWIYPTDRPPVGTDTERENAINNGLAVNLIGEIEAPSNVVWCRSNTSRTANPTSVNDSANRTSWTCNTMDSGREKYAPATYYVLNGAPNNHANFTRVRIMDSTTFTRGPGRTDCTVVGNVATCTQEQEYQNFANWFTYYRTRQYLAIGASTQAFATLDPDSGLRVGYGRINKDQTNIDGRSTGTIERGVRRFIGNDREQFFNWLHGQGWSDSGTPLKRAMDDVGQYYSWTDARGPWGNTPGTNDTSAQLECRKAYHILMTDGYANETGGARDTARQGDFDNSNGPVITGPGGASYQYTPSRPYQASGGGTLADLAMYYWNRDLNPNLANRVRPDASNPAFWQHMVNFTVGLGVGGTLAYPDDLARIQAGTLNWPTVQNNHATTVDDLWHAAVNSRGRYLSARDPAEFASALTSILEEIAEREASEGGVAAAAATLQAGNRKYVPTYRTGSWTGNLTAYELDANGQQLEKLWDAESSLPAAASRNIFIGTRATTGAKAVAFTWDAMSTEMKAEMGANAVAAWVNHLRGDTSLEGTTQGGITLRRRMARLGDIVNSQPTYVGGLVDMQYQYLPEGTAGRESYRAFVNAKRSRTGVIFVGANDGMLHGFRDTDGREVFAFIPRALLSSLPSLASSSYTHRYFVDGQQTESDAYLNGSWRNVLVGSTGAGARAVYALDVTNPTSMNAGSVLWEFDSTIDPELGHVMAPIEVGRMKNGEWAAVFGNGPDSASGLARLFIVNLRTGELIRSIQAGNATNNGLGGVRLIRDANQVVIGAYAGDLQGNVWKFDLTSTTSAQWRVAFSGAPLFTATDSGGAPQPIMATPQVISHPRGGYMVLVGTGKLYEEGDQTNAQQQSLYGLWDQQILVQSGENWVWSSAERITTRSSIVDHSIDADTISGSGDSTYYTVTTTPLDWTTHRGWSLPLTIVAGQRNLLSPQFLFGYALFETMAPSAEGTVNPCEDANSGVGYNLVLNPLTGAMPTIPIFDTNGDGVIDSRDTVAAGAQTTWDGRDVVLRERPNPCPSGDCGDNPSPCPPGTKQAVLAGASAGNISTCIPIPPPQRWWWRQLFE, encoded by the coding sequence ATGGACGCTCCGATTTCCATTGCCCGCCGCGCTGCCCGACGCCGCAGCGCATTCGTACTGGCGGCCGTGCTGGCCGGCATGCAGGCGGTCCCGGCCTGGTCGGCGCCCGCCCAGATGCCGTTCCTGACGCGTACCACCAACCCGGCGCATCCCAACCTGGTCTACACGCTGGACGATTCCGGCTCGATGCAGTGGCAGTCCATGCCCGACTCGACGTTGCCCAGCAGCACCGAGAACAGGTACCGCATGACCTTCCATCACCAGGATCGTCGGGCACGGGTGCTGTCGGGCAACACCAGGTACGAGCCGCAGGTCATCCCGACACGGACCAACGACCTGATCTCGGCGCGGATGCGGTCCCCCGCGTACAACACGCTCTACTACAACCCCGAGATCCGCTACCAACCGTGGTACCGGTCCGACGGGACCCAGTTCGAGAACTCCAACCCTGCGGCGGCATGGATCTATCCGACCGACCGTCCCCCGGTGGGCACTGACACGGAGCGGGAGAACGCCATCAACAACGGGCTGGCGGTCAACCTGATCGGCGAGATCGAGGCCCCCTCGAACGTCGTCTGGTGCCGCTCCAACACCAGCCGGACGGCCAACCCGACGTCGGTGAACGACAGCGCCAACCGCACCAGCTGGACCTGCAACACGATGGACTCGGGGAGGGAGAAGTACGCGCCGGCGACGTACTACGTGCTGAACGGTGCCCCCAACAACCACGCGAACTTCACACGGGTCCGCATCATGGACTCGACCACCTTCACCCGCGGGCCGGGGCGCACCGACTGCACCGTGGTCGGCAACGTCGCCACCTGCACGCAGGAGCAGGAATACCAGAACTTCGCCAACTGGTTCACCTACTACCGGACGCGCCAGTACCTCGCGATCGGCGCCAGCACGCAGGCGTTCGCGACGCTGGATCCCGACTCAGGGCTGCGGGTCGGCTACGGCCGGATCAACAAGGATCAGACCAACATCGACGGGCGCAGCACCGGCACGATCGAGCGGGGGGTGCGGCGCTTCATCGGCAACGACCGCGAGCAGTTCTTCAACTGGCTGCACGGCCAGGGCTGGAGCGACTCCGGTACGCCGCTGAAGCGTGCCATGGACGACGTCGGGCAGTACTACTCCTGGACCGATGCGCGCGGCCCCTGGGGCAACACGCCGGGCACCAACGACACGTCCGCGCAGCTGGAGTGCCGCAAGGCCTACCACATCCTGATGACCGACGGCTACGCCAACGAAACCGGCGGTGCACGTGACACAGCGCGCCAGGGCGACTTCGACAACTCCAACGGCCCGGTGATCACCGGGCCCGGCGGGGCAAGCTACCAGTACACGCCCTCGCGTCCCTACCAGGCCTCGGGCGGCGGCACGCTGGCGGACCTGGCGATGTACTACTGGAACCGCGACCTCAACCCGAACCTGGCCAACCGCGTGCGTCCCGACGCGAGCAACCCGGCGTTCTGGCAGCACATGGTGAACTTCACCGTCGGCCTGGGCGTGGGCGGCACGCTGGCCTACCCGGATGACCTGGCGCGCATCCAGGCCGGCACGCTGAACTGGCCGACCGTGCAGAACAACCATGCCACCACGGTCGACGACCTCTGGCACGCTGCCGTCAACAGCCGCGGGCGCTACCTCAGCGCGCGCGATCCGGCGGAGTTCGCCTCGGCCCTGACCAGCATCCTGGAAGAGATCGCCGAGCGCGAGGCCAGCGAGGGTGGCGTGGCGGCCGCGGCCGCCACGCTGCAGGCCGGCAACCGCAAGTACGTGCCGACCTACCGCACCGGATCCTGGACCGGCAACCTGACCGCCTACGAGCTCGATGCCAACGGGCAGCAGCTCGAGAAGCTCTGGGATGCCGAAAGCAGCCTGCCCGCTGCGGCGAGCCGGAACATCTTCATCGGGACCCGCGCCACGACCGGGGCGAAGGCGGTGGCCTTCACCTGGGATGCGATGTCGACAGAGATGAAGGCCGAGATGGGGGCGAACGCGGTCGCGGCCTGGGTCAACCACCTGCGCGGCGACACCTCGCTGGAAGGCACGACGCAGGGCGGCATCACGCTGCGCCGCCGCATGGCCCGGCTGGGCGACATCGTCAACTCGCAGCCGACCTACGTGGGCGGGCTGGTGGACATGCAGTACCAGTACCTGCCGGAAGGCACGGCGGGGCGTGAGTCCTATCGGGCCTTCGTCAATGCCAAGCGCAGCCGCACCGGCGTGATCTTCGTCGGTGCCAATGACGGCATGCTGCACGGGTTCCGCGACACCGACGGGCGGGAAGTGTTCGCGTTCATCCCCCGCGCGCTGCTGTCGTCGCTGCCGTCGCTCGCATCGTCGTCGTACACGCACCGCTACTTCGTCGATGGCCAGCAGACCGAGAGCGATGCCTACCTCAACGGCTCCTGGCGCAACGTCCTGGTCGGCAGCACCGGTGCGGGCGCGCGGGCGGTCTACGCGCTGGACGTGACCAACCCGACCAGCATGAACGCCGGCAGCGTGCTGTGGGAGTTCGACTCCACCATCGATCCGGAGCTGGGCCATGTGATGGCCCCGATCGAGGTCGGCCGCATGAAGAACGGTGAGTGGGCCGCGGTGTTCGGCAACGGGCCGGACAGCGCCAGCGGCCTGGCGCGCCTGTTCATCGTCAACCTGCGCACCGGCGAGCTGATCCGCAGCATCCAGGCCGGCAACGCGACCAACAACGGCCTGGGCGGCGTGCGCCTGATCCGCGATGCCAACCAGGTGGTGATCGGTGCCTACGCGGGCGACCTGCAGGGCAACGTCTGGAAGTTCGACCTGACTTCGACGACCTCGGCGCAATGGCGGGTGGCGTTCAGCGGCGCCCCGCTGTTCACCGCAACCGATTCCGGCGGTGCGCCCCAGCCGATCATGGCGACGCCGCAGGTGATCAGCCATCCGCGCGGGGGCTACATGGTGCTGGTCGGCACCGGCAAGCTCTACGAGGAAGGGGACCAGACCAACGCCCAGCAGCAGAGCCTGTACGGCCTGTGGGACCAGCAGATCCTGGTGCAGTCGGGCGAGAACTGGGTCTGGTCCAGCGCCGAACGGATCACGACCCGCTCGAGCATCGTCGACCACAGCATCGACGCGGACACGATCTCGGGTTCCGGCGATTCGACCTACTACACGGTGACCACGACGCCGCTGGACTGGACCACGCACCGTGGCTGGTCCCTGCCGTTGACCATCGTGGCCGGCCAGCGCAACCTGCTGTCGCCGCAGTTCCTGTTCGGCTATGCGCTGTTCGAGACCATGGCGCCGTCGGCCGAGGGCACGGTCAACCCGTGCGAGGATGCCAACAGCGGGGTCGGCTACAACCTCGTCCTCAACCCGCTGACCGGTGCCATGCCGACCATCCCGATCTTCGACACCAACGGGGACGGCGTGATCGATTCGCGGGACACCGTCGCCGCGGGCGCGCAGACCACCTGGGACGGCCGCGACGTGGTGCTGCGGGAGCGTCCCAACCCCTGTCCGTCGGGCGACTGCGGGGACAATCCTTCGCCGTGCCCGCCCGGCACCAAGCAGGCCGTGCTGGCGGGCGCGTCGGCGGGCAACATCTCCACCTGCATCCCGATCCCGCCGCCGCAGCGTTGGTGGTGGCGCCAGCTGTTCGAATGA
- the ribBA gene encoding bifunctional 3,4-dihydroxy-2-butanone-4-phosphate synthase/GTP cyclohydrolase II, with the protein MPISPVPEIIAELAAGRMVILVDEEDRENEGDLVLAADHVTPEAINFMAKYGRGLICLTLTRERCEQLQLPPMAARNGTKHGTAFTVSIEAATGVTTGISAADRARTVQVAVAKDAKPSDLVQPGHIFPLQAQDGGVLMRAGHTEAGCDLARMAGLTPAAVICEIMNDDGTMARLPDLEVFAEKHGLKIGTIADLIEYRSRNESLVERVGERPLRTPYGEFRCIAFRDRSEGLHLALVKGSWGPSDEVLVRVHEPLSVFDLLASEHSPHSWPLPKALARLQQEPACVAVLMNCGESVEDLLGIFREEERPHTPSRAQMDLRTYGVGAQILRDLGVKRMKLLGTPRRMPSMMAGYGFEVTGFLSPEGQ; encoded by the coding sequence ATGCCGATTTCACCTGTTCCCGAGATCATCGCCGAGCTCGCCGCCGGGCGGATGGTCATCCTCGTCGACGAAGAAGACCGTGAAAACGAAGGCGACCTGGTCCTCGCCGCGGACCATGTCACGCCCGAAGCGATCAACTTCATGGCCAAGTACGGCCGCGGGCTGATCTGCCTGACGCTCACGCGCGAGCGCTGCGAGCAGCTGCAGCTGCCGCCCATGGCCGCACGCAACGGCACCAAGCACGGCACCGCGTTCACCGTCTCGATCGAGGCGGCCACCGGCGTGACCACCGGCATCTCGGCCGCCGACCGCGCCCGCACCGTGCAGGTCGCGGTGGCCAAGGACGCCAAGCCGAGCGACCTGGTGCAGCCGGGCCACATCTTCCCGCTGCAGGCCCAGGACGGCGGCGTGCTGATGCGCGCCGGCCACACCGAAGCCGGCTGCGACCTGGCGCGCATGGCGGGCCTGACGCCGGCCGCGGTGATCTGCGAGATCATGAACGACGATGGCACCATGGCCCGCCTGCCGGACCTGGAGGTGTTCGCCGAGAAGCACGGCCTGAAGATCGGCACCATCGCGGACCTGATCGAGTACCGCAGCCGCAACGAATCGCTGGTCGAGCGCGTCGGTGAACGGCCGCTGCGCACGCCGTACGGCGAGTTCCGCTGCATCGCGTTCCGCGACCGCTCCGAGGGCCTGCACCTGGCGCTGGTCAAGGGCAGCTGGGGGCCGTCGGACGAGGTGCTGGTGCGCGTGCACGAGCCGCTGTCGGTGTTCGACCTGCTCGCCTCCGAACACAGCCCGCATTCCTGGCCGCTGCCCAAGGCACTGGCACGCCTGCAGCAGGAGCCGGCCTGCGTCGCGGTGCTGATGAACTGCGGCGAGTCGGTCGAGGACCTGCTGGGCATCTTCCGCGAGGAGGAACGCCCGCACACGCCGTCGCGCGCGCAGATGGACCTGCGCACCTACGGCGTCGGGGCCCAGATCCTGCGCGACCTCGGCGTCAAGCGCATGAAGCTGCTGGGCACGCCGCGCCGCATGCCCAGCATGATGGCCGGCTACGGCTTCGAGGTGACCGGCTTCCTGTCGCCCGAGGGGCAGTGA
- a CDS encoding pilus assembly PilX family protein codes for MIALILLVVIGISSSVAIRTSLFGDLVSQNMRAQALALEAAELALRYCESQVAAGNYAAISVIEGGTDDEWRTESNWDTANSVPASVLGSNINYAVTPQCMVKRMSYAEAFPAENVPPNAKRIRDRLEDGEEYVFIFRITARGYSPDFRRDGDGRPVSGAQVTVQSALRAIL; via the coding sequence GTGATCGCACTGATCCTGCTGGTCGTGATCGGCATCAGCTCGTCTGTGGCGATCCGCACTTCGCTGTTCGGTGACCTGGTCAGCCAGAACATGCGGGCCCAGGCATTGGCCCTGGAGGCCGCGGAGCTGGCGTTGCGCTACTGCGAGAGCCAGGTCGCGGCAGGCAACTACGCCGCCATTTCCGTCATCGAGGGCGGGACCGACGACGAATGGCGCACCGAGAGCAACTGGGATACGGCCAACTCGGTGCCGGCCAGCGTGCTCGGCTCGAACATCAACTATGCCGTGACGCCGCAGTGCATGGTCAAGCGCATGAGCTATGCGGAAGCCTTCCCCGCCGAGAACGTGCCGCCGAACGCCAAGCGCATCAGGGATCGCCTGGAGGATGGCGAAGAGTACGTGTTCATCTTCCGCATCACGGCCCGCGGCTACAGCCCGGACTTCCGTCGGGACGGAGACGGGCGACCCGTCTCGGGCGCACAGGTGACGGTGCAATCGGCGCTGCGCGCGATCCTGTGA
- the ribH gene encoding 6,7-dimethyl-8-ribityllumazine synthase produces MQGADKGQAARLDGTDLRIGIVQARFNEAITARLAQECLAELKALGVADKHVQHVTVPGALEVPLALQAMADSERFDALIALGCIIRGETYHFELVANESGAGVTRVSLDYQIPVANAILTVENEAQAWARVEEKGRDAARVAVEMANLLEDLS; encoded by the coding sequence ATGCAAGGCGCTGACAAAGGCCAGGCTGCCCGGCTCGATGGCACCGACCTGCGCATCGGCATCGTCCAGGCCCGTTTCAACGAGGCCATCACCGCCCGGCTGGCGCAGGAATGCCTGGCCGAACTGAAAGCCCTCGGCGTGGCGGACAAGCACGTCCAGCACGTGACCGTGCCGGGCGCGCTCGAGGTGCCGCTTGCGCTGCAGGCCATGGCCGACAGCGAGCGCTTCGACGCGCTGATCGCGCTGGGCTGCATCATCCGCGGCGAGACCTACCACTTCGAGCTCGTCGCCAACGAAAGCGGGGCCGGCGTCACGCGCGTCTCGCTCGACTACCAGATCCCGGTGGCCAACGCCATCCTCACGGTCGAGAACGAGGCGCAGGCCTGGGCCCGCGTGGAAGAAAAGGGCCGCGACGCCGCCCGGGTGGCGGTGGAGATGGCCAACCTGCTGGAAGACCTGTCGTGA
- the pilV gene encoding type IV pilus modification protein PilV, protein MMRPSFAAGHGRRRSAARGASLIEVLVALLILSFGMLAMAGLHAAAFRYGKMSQFRGVATQLATEMADRMRANVDGAMAGNYVHEEAYDSGASAVTVPACANPAECTPAEIAEVDLAQMLNTVRLALPGGGLYVERDAAQPNAYNVWVLWLDPEAHGNDEQDDSASLSGLCPEGAGVSSPRPQCMPVRVVL, encoded by the coding sequence ATGATGAGACCTTCCTTTGCCGCAGGCCATGGCCGCAGGCGCTCCGCCGCCCGCGGGGCGAGCCTGATCGAGGTGCTGGTGGCGTTGCTGATCCTGTCGTTCGGCATGCTGGCCATGGCCGGCCTGCATGCCGCGGCCTTCAGGTACGGAAAGATGTCCCAGTTCCGTGGCGTGGCCACGCAGCTGGCCACCGAGATGGCCGACCGCATGCGCGCCAACGTCGACGGGGCGATGGCGGGGAACTACGTCCACGAGGAAGCCTACGACAGCGGCGCCTCGGCGGTCACGGTGCCCGCCTGCGCCAACCCCGCCGAATGCACGCCGGCCGAGATCGCGGAAGTGGACCTGGCGCAGATGCTCAACACGGTCCGCCTGGCCCTGCCGGGCGGTGGGCTGTACGTCGAACGCGACGCGGCGCAGCCCAACGCCTACAACGTCTGGGTCCTGTGGCTGGATCCCGAGGCTCACGGCAACGACGAGCAGGACGACTCGGCCTCGCTGTCCGGGCTGTGTCCTGAAGGCGCGGGCGTGTCGTCGCCACGGCCGCAATGCATGCCGGTGAGGGTGGTGCTATGA
- a CDS encoding GspH/FimT family pseudopilin, with product MNSRPNRGFTLIELLAVISIMGVLIAIGVPSFRTFVAGRAVTGHVSEIASAMRLARAEAIKRGAPVTLCRTTEPDSDEPSCSSGDWTTGWVIFVDRGTQGQFNAETDQVVQVHGPVTNSGGITRSGSASITFLPSGVATGAAGSFTFLPTLPEGDANFARLRRVVCVNFVGSTRMSTTGTCS from the coding sequence ATGAACAGCAGACCCAATCGCGGCTTCACGCTGATCGAATTGCTGGCAGTGATCTCCATCATGGGGGTGCTCATTGCCATCGGCGTGCCGAGCTTCCGCACTTTCGTTGCCGGTCGCGCCGTCACGGGGCACGTGAGCGAGATCGCGAGCGCCATGCGCCTGGCGCGGGCGGAGGCGATCAAGCGCGGCGCGCCGGTGACGCTGTGCCGCACGACCGAGCCGGACAGCGACGAGCCTTCCTGCTCGTCCGGTGACTGGACCACGGGCTGGGTGATCTTCGTCGATCGCGGCACCCAGGGACAGTTCAACGCGGAAACCGACCAGGTGGTCCAGGTCCACGGGCCGGTGACCAACAGTGGCGGCATCACGCGCAGCGGCAGCGCCTCCATCACCTTCCTGCCCAGCGGTGTCGCCACCGGGGCGGCGGGCAGCTTCACCTTCCTGCCGACCCTGCCCGAAGGCGATGCGAACTTTGCGCGACTGCGCCGTGTCGTGTGCGTGAACTTCGTCGGTTCCACGCGCATGAGCACCACGGGGACATGTTCATGA
- the ribD gene encoding bifunctional diaminohydroxyphosphoribosylaminopyrimidine deaminase/5-amino-6-(5-phosphoribosylamino)uracil reductase RibD, with the protein MSRSDDDRHWMAQALEQARQARIICPPNPAVGCVLVLPDGSSVAAHTQATGSAHAEVAALQALAASGRSAHGATAYVTLEPCSHFGRTPPCADALVRAGVRRVVVAVRDPNPLVAGRGIERLRAAGIQVDEGLMADEAREVNLGFFSRMLRQRPWVRMKVAASLDGRTALDNGVSQWITSPAARADGHAWRARAGAVLTGIGTVLEDDPRLDVREVQTPRQPLRVIVDSRLQTPPTARILPPPGQVLVYAARPDEAAAQALRAAGAEVQYLPNPHGKVDLPAMLADLAARGINELHVEAGHKLNGSFVREGLVDEFLVYLAPRLIGPGRGMLELAPLAALDRSVALEFVDVQRVGPDLRVIARPPGRDRF; encoded by the coding sequence ATGAGCCGATCCGACGACGACCGCCACTGGATGGCGCAGGCCCTGGAGCAGGCCCGCCAGGCCAGGATCATCTGTCCGCCCAATCCCGCCGTGGGCTGCGTGCTGGTGCTGCCCGACGGGTCCAGCGTGGCCGCCCATACCCAGGCGACCGGATCCGCCCATGCGGAAGTCGCGGCCCTGCAGGCCCTGGCAGCCAGCGGGCGATCAGCGCACGGCGCCACGGCCTACGTGACCCTGGAACCCTGCTCCCACTTCGGCCGCACCCCGCCCTGCGCGGACGCGCTCGTCCGCGCCGGGGTGCGCCGCGTCGTGGTGGCGGTGCGCGATCCGAACCCGCTGGTCGCCGGCCGCGGGATCGAGCGCCTGCGCGCGGCCGGCATCCAGGTGGACGAGGGGCTGATGGCCGACGAGGCGCGCGAGGTCAACCTCGGGTTCTTCTCGCGCATGCTGCGCCAGCGACCGTGGGTGCGCATGAAGGTGGCCGCCTCGCTGGACGGCCGCACCGCGCTGGACAACGGCGTCAGCCAGTGGATCACCTCGCCCGCGGCGCGGGCCGACGGCCATGCCTGGCGGGCCCGGGCGGGCGCGGTGCTGACCGGCATCGGCACGGTGCTGGAGGACGATCCGCGGCTGGACGTGCGCGAGGTGCAAACGCCCCGGCAGCCGCTGCGGGTGATCGTCGACTCGCGCCTGCAGACGCCGCCTACGGCGCGCATCCTGCCGCCGCCGGGCCAGGTCCTGGTCTACGCGGCCCGCCCCGACGAGGCCGCCGCGCAGGCCCTGCGTGCGGCCGGCGCCGAGGTGCAGTACCTGCCCAACCCGCACGGCAAGGTCGACCTGCCGGCCATGCTGGCGGACCTGGCGGCGCGCGGCATCAACGAGCTGCACGTCGAGGCCGGGCACAAGCTCAACGGCTCGTTCGTGCGCGAGGGACTGGTCGACGAGTTCCTGGTCTACCTGGCGCCCAGGCTGATCGGCCCGGGACGCGGCATGCTGGAGCTCGCCCCGCTCGCCGCGCTGGACCGGTCCGTCGCGCTGGAATTCGTCGACGTGCAGCGCGTCGGCCCCGACCTGCGCGTCATCGCCCGCCCGCCGGGACGGGACCGCTTCTGA